From the Bernardetia sp. genome, the window GATGTATGTAGGCGTGCTTAGAAATAGATTTATGATTGAGAGCCATGACAACTTCCTCTTCTGAGTAGAATTTCATGCCTTCTCCTTCAATTTTCAATTCTGGTGTACTTCTTCTTCCTTTTGTTAAGTAATAAAGACCCAAAACCATATCTTGTGAAGGTACAGTAATAGGATTACCACTTGCAGGAGAAAGAATATTATGAGAGGCAAGCATTAAAAGTGAGGCTTCCAAAACAGCTTCTTGTCCGAGAGGAACGTGAACAGCCATCTGGTCACCGTCAAAGTCGGCGTTGAATGCCGTACAAACTAATGGGTGTAATTGAATTGCTTTACCCTCAATAAGTTTTGGTTGGAAAGCTTGAATACCCAAACGGTGCAAGGTAGGTGCACGGTTAAGGAGAACAGGGTGTCCTTTCAATACATTTTCCAAAATATCCCAAATTACTGGGTCTTTTCTATCAACAATTTTCTTAGCTGATTTTACTGTCTTTACGATACCACGCTCAATGAGTTTGCGAATAACAAACGGCTTGAATAGCTCGGCAGCCATATTTTTAGGAAGACCACACTCATGAAGTTTGAGTTCTGGCCCTACTACGATTACCGAACGTCCCGAATAATCTACACGCTTACCCAAAAGGTTTTGACGGAAACGTCCTTGTTTACCTTTGAGCATATCTGAAAGTGATTTCAAAGCACGGTTTCCATCACCACGAACAGCATTTACTTTACGAGAGTTATCGAAAAGAGAATCAACAGCTTCTTGAAGCATACGTTTTTCATTACGTAAAATTACTTCAGGAGCTTTTATGTCTATCAATCGCTTCAAACGATTGTTACGAATAATAACACGACGATACAAGTCATTCAAATCAGAAGTTGCAAAACGTCCTCCATCTAATGGAACTAACGGACGCAATTCTGGTGGAATAACAGGTACCATTTTAATAACCATCCAAGATGGGTCATTAGGAACATTTCTAGATTTGGCATCACGGAATGCTTCCACTACACGCAAACGTTTCAAGGCTTCTGCCTTACGCTGTTGTGAAGTTTCATTCATTGCAGCAGCACGCAAATCATAAGAAAGTTCGTCTAAGTTTAATCTTTGTGGGTCAAGAAGCATTACAATAGCTTCTGCTCCCATTTTGGCAATGAATTTTTCTGGGTCGCTATCATCTTTCTGCTGATTCTCACGAGGGAGTTTGTCCATAATGTCCAAATACTCGTCTTCAGTCAGAAAGTCTAGGCGTTGTAACCCTTCTGCTTCCATTACCCCTGGCTGTACTACAGCATAACGCTCATAGTATATAATTTGGTCTAGTTTTTTTGTCGGTAGTCCGAGCAAATAACCTATTTTGTTAGGCAATGAACGGAAATACCATATATGCGCTACAGGAACAACAAGTTGAATGTGTCCCATACGCTCACGACGGACTTTCTTTTCCGTTACTTCTACGCCACAACGGTCGCAGATAATTCCTTTGTAGCGAATACGCTTATACTTACCACAATGACACTCCCAGTCTTTAACAGGTCCGAAGATACGCTCACAGAAAAGACCTCCCATTTCGGGTTTGTAGGTACGATAGTTTATCGTTTCTGGTTGAGTAACTTCTCCGAACGAGCTATTTAAAATAGACTCTGGAGATGCCAAGCTGATGGTGATTCGCTTGAAATCGTTTTTTAACTTTTTGTTCTTTTGGAACGACATGGGCGATGCAGGTTTGGATTTGGAGTAACAATCTACAAAGGTATGAAATTATTTTTAAAAATCCTTTTTTTATTAGAAAAATTTTTGTAGGAGATAATTTTACTAGCAAAACAAGGAAATAGCAAAGAATAGGTTTACCATTTTTAATATTGAATTTATGTAACTTTCAATATTCAATGTGTTTATGGACACTAAGCTGTATAATTTATTACTTAACTGGGCTTACGCAACATGATGCTCTGTGTGCCACAGAGTAGGGTTTGTAAAATCTGAAACTGTGTCCTGTACTAATCTGCATAACTCTAGTTAATTAATTGTAACCTAGACTGTAAAAAATGAAAATAGTTCTAGTAACTCTCTTATTTTTATTACTATTTTCCCAAAAAGTTGTTTAAGAACGAAAAACTCAACAAGTTAGAGGGTAGGAGAATATAGAAATTATAAAAGGATTTGATGATATAATTCTTTTTAAAAGAAATTGCTTATTTTTAGCTACATTCTAATTCATTCAAAAAATAAGCTAAGGTTAGTTTTCTTATGACAAAAGATGCCTTTATTTCGTATGGGAGAAAAGAAAGTCTAGGCTTTGTGGGTCGGATTTATCAATCTTTAAAACTAAAAGGTTATGAAATTTGGTTCGATAAAGTCAATATTCCAGATGGCGACGATTATTCCAAACGTATTTCTCATGGCATTGAGTCGGCTCATAATTTTATACTTATTCTTGCTCCTCGTTGTCTTACTTCTGCTTACTGCCTTATAGAATTGGAATATGCCAGAAAACTAGGAAAGCGAGTAATTCCTGTCGACCAAAATGTTATTTTTGATACAAAAGATGCTCCTTTGTCTTACGAAGAGCGAAGTGTTTTGGTGCAGTTTTACGAGGCTAATGGAATGGAAGTCTTGCCTATTTTTAGTAAAAAAGACGTCTTGAACCGTTCGCATCAACTTCTAGGAAAAACAGACTGGGTACATGCTCGTCAAAACCTTTCGGAAGATGACATCAACCAACTCTACAACTGGCAACTTAGCTATGAAAATACGTGGAGCAAGCACGATGATGTAGAATTTATCAAACAGAATACTATTCCTATTTTTGGAAAAGATATAGATAGTTTTGAAGACGGATTTGAAAGAATTATAAAAGTAATAGAGAACCAAAAGGAGTATGTTCATTTACATACTGAACTATTGCAAAAAGCTCTTTTTTGGCAAAATAATCGACGACAAACCAATCTTTTGTTGGTAGGAAAAGAAAGACAAGAAGCTCAAAATTGGCTTACTCAAGTTTTTGTTGCGCCTAATCAGCCTCCTTGTGTGCCTTCAGTATTGCATAGTGAGTTTATAACTGAGTCTAAGAAAAACGCTGATAACTTGATGTCAGAAGTTTTCTTGTGTTTTGCAAAACAAGAACAAAAAGAAACTGAAAAAATTCGGAAAGGCTTGATAAAAGCTGGAGTTACAGTTGTGCTTCCCAGTAACTCCATACAAAGAGAGATAGAAAAAGGATTTGATACTTCTGATTATGTGAATGATATAAAAGAACAAATTGCACACGCCGATAATTTTGTCTTTGTGCTTTCGCCTTCTTCCGTTCAAAATTCAGATTGCCTTAGAGAACTTCGCTTTGCTCTCACATTTCATAAGCGAATTATTGTTGTTTTGGCAAAAAAAGTGCAGACAAACACTCTTCCAGAAGCCTTACGTGCGCTGTCCTCTTCCTACATTGACCTAACTGATAATAGATTAGAAGATAATTTTACAGAAAACCTAGATTTTGAAAAAGATTTGAATGAGCTTCTCTGTATTCTTGAAGACGATTATGATTATTACAGAAATCATAAACGCTATCTTGCACAAGCTCTAAAATGGGAAGAACAACATCAAAATGATGCAATTTTACTTCGTGGACACAATTTAGATAAGGCACAAACGTGGCTTCATCAAGGAAAAACGCAAGGAAACAATACTACTAATTCTAAACTTAATACTCCAACAAAGCTACACGAGAAATTCATTGAGGAGAGTATTGCCAAAATAGGAACGCTTAGTAACGAAGTTTTTATTTCGTACTCTCGTACTGATGGCGACTTTGCCCGTTGGCTCAATGAAGAACTTCAACTCAATGGCAGAACAACGTGGTTTGACCAAGAATGTATTCCTGCAGGTTCAGACTTCGGAGAAGAAATTAGAAATGGCATCGAAACGTCAGATAATTTTTTATTTATTATTTCTCCAGCTTCGATTTCCTCACCCTATTGTAAAGATGAAGTTTTACACGCTTTGGAAATGGGAAAACGAATTATCTTGGTTCGTTTGCAAGCCGTTGAAGAAATGCCAAATTATTTCCCTAGTCATATTCAATGGATAGATTTTTCTAAAAATAATTTACAAAGCGATAATGGACAGCAATTTAGAGAGCTTCTAAGAGCCTTAAATATTGATAGAGAGCACACCAAAAAGCATTCAAGATATCAACAGAAAGCCTTAGAGTGGAACAAATATGAAAAAAACTACGCTTTTCTGTTACGAGGAAACGAACTTGCTATTGCTGAAAACTGGCTAGAAGAGTGTAAAAAGCATAATAAAATTCCTACACCTACCTCTATTCAAAAAGAGTTTATTTCAGAGAGTATAAAATCTGTAAACGCCCAAAAAAGAAAACAAGAAAAAACTATCCTAAGATTACGTGTCTTTTTGGCTTTAGCTGTAATAGCTCTTTTGGCTGCCTGTGGATTAGGGTTGTGGGTACATTCACTAAATTTAAAAAATAAAGCACAACTCAAAGCCTTAGCCACAGCCCAAGACTCCTTGATTAGGACAAATGAAAAGGAAAAACTGCTCAAGTTTCAAAACTACTTTCAAGCAGCTAATTATCAAAAAAATTCTACCAATTACGAAGAGGCTCTAAAAAACTATAGAATAGCCTTAGACTTTGCTGATTCTGCTCAAACTGCTACTGTCGGAAAAGAAATTAAGAATATAGAAACTATGATTCCGAAGAAAGAAATGTTTTTCGAATTGATAGAAAAAGGAGAAATAGCCTTCAAACAAAAGAAATTTTTAGATGCCTATACCTACTACCAAAAAGCTGATTCGATTGGCTATAATCCTACATTCATCAAGACACATTTGGAAGTTTTGGATGAATATGTAAAATTAGAAATCAATAAAATGAAAAATCAAACCGTTTATCTTTTAGAAAGAAACAAAGAAAAACAGGCGTATGAAAATGTCGTAAAAGCCCTTCTGCTTGCTCCCAATGATACTTCTCTCTTAGCTCTTGAAAAACGAGTAATGCGACAAATGCTAGGAAAAGAGAACAACTAATGAAAACAAAATGCAACCAAGTTTCATTTTGTTGGGTCTTCAATATGAAGGTGTAATAAAGATAAAACTTTTTACTTAAATTTTGTATTTTTACTACATCATTTATTCTATCTAATGTATTTTCTTTTCAACATCTCTAGCTATGATAAAAAATAATTTCTTATTTGTTGTTTGTTTTATTTTTATTTTACATTTTTCGCTAAGTTCTGAAAGCTCTGCACAACGTACTTGTGAAACTACTGAAACAGAACACTTTTTAAAAAACAAAGACCATATTGCAGGAAGTGAAGCCTTTGAAAATAAAATAAAACAAGTTAGAGCAAATATAGCAGAGCAAAAAAGAAGAGAACAAGAGCTTCAAAAGAAAGGAATAATTGCCAAAACCAATCAAACAGAATCTACTTACAAAATTCCTGTTATTGTTCATGTCATTCATAATGGCGAAGCTATTGGAGAGGGTACAAATATTTCTGCTGAGCAGATTTATGGTCAAATAGAAGTTTTGAATGAAGATTTTAACTTTAGAAACCCAGATAGAGATGAAACATTAGATATTTTTAAAGATGTGGCTGACAACCCAAGTATTGAATTTGTAATGGCTACTGTCGACCCAGAGGGCAGACCTTTGGATGAAGTAGGAATTCATCGTGCTAAAGGCTGTCTAACAACTTGGAGTCAAGCTTCATTTAATACATATGTAAAACCAAATACTGTGTGGAACCCTAATCTATATTTTAATATTTGGGTGGCCAACTATACAAAACTTGGGTATGCACAATTTCCTGTCTTCTCTGATTTGGATGGAATAAAAGATGAAAATGGAGCAGCCAACACAGACGGGATTGTAGTTAGGTACAAAAGTTTTGGTTCGATAAAAAAAACACCTAATATCCCCCAACTTATAGAGGGTGCGCCTTTCAACGAGGGACGCACAACTACACATGAAGTAGGTCATTTTTTTGGACTGATGCATACTTGGGGAGATGAAAATTTAAGTTGTGCAAGTGATGATTTTTGTGAAGATACTCCCAATACCAAAGTACGTCAAAGTGGATGCAATCTCAACGAAGAAGCTTGTGTGGAAGGAGAAATAATAATGTCTCAAAATTTTATGGATTATACTGATGACCGTTGCATGACTTTATTTACAAAAGACCAAGTAGAGCGTATGCATGCCGTTTTAGATATTTCTCCTCGTAGAGGAACACTATTAGATTCTGATGTAGCTGAACCTCTTGGAAAGAATGTTTTTGCTATTTTTGAAACATCAAAAAATAGAGTTATTAAAGGAGGTAACATAATGTTTGATAATCAATCATTAGCTACTGGGGGGGCTACTATTCAAGGATATGAATGGACATTTGATGGTGGCACTCCCACAACTTCTATAGAAAAAAGCCCAACTATTACTTACAACCAAACAGGAAAATATTGGGTAACTCTCAAAGTCATAGGTGATGAAGTAAGTGATAAGTATAAAGTTGTTCAAATAGAAGTAATTGACGATAATATTGTTGCACTAAACCAAACATCTCTAAACTTTGAAGACAGAAATTTTGAAAGAGAAGGTTGGAGCTTTGAAAGGTCTGATATTACGAATTGGAGAATTTCTTCTAATGGAGCTTATGGAACTAGCAACTTTTCTGTATATGCTCCTAACGCAACCTTCCGTGCTTGTGAAACTGAACTGTCTTTTATCTCTCCATTTATTAATATTCCTTCTAATCGCACTGTTGAAATTAGCTTTGATGTAGCTTATGGCTTCGATGAAGATAAATTACCTGATTCACTGGAAATTTCGTATTCTACTGATGCAGGAGATAAATTCAAAACACTATGGAAAAAAGGAGGATATGATATAAGAACTGCTGTCAATCAGAAAAACACTTTTACTCCTTCATCTTCTCAATGGAAATCGTATAAACTTTACTTGGAAGTTGAAGGTGATAGTCGTTTCATACAGTTTAAGTTTCAAAACATAGGAGCAAATAACAACAATTTGTACTTAGATAACTTGCAAATCCGTCAAGCAACTGATTTACAAGCTCCTGTTGTAGATTTTGATATCAGTTATCCTCTACTTCTTCTTTCAGAAACAGGATATCTTTATTCTCAATCAGAATTTGGTGTAGATTTTACTTGGACAGTTGCAGGAAATACAAATCTACAAACAACAGGTATTTCTCCTCAAATTAACTTTACACAAGAAGGTCTTTATGATGTTACCCTCCAAGTGAGCAATACTATAGCTACTAAAGAACGTACAGAATCAGATGCGATTAAAGTTGTGGAGGGAAGCAGAGTAACGAATATTAGTCCTAAAAATGTCATTGATGAAGAAATTAATGGCAAAGCCCTTGCAGGACATGATGAGCAAGCCACAATACATAAAGCCGAGTTTTTCAATGGTTTAGGAGTAGGCAGAAAACTATATGCCGTCGATATTTTCTTTGCTGATGCAGATATTAGCAACCCAAATGAAACGTTTGATGTTGTTTTGTGGTCAGTAGATAATGATGGAAAACCAAGTGAGGAACTCTATCGCCAAAATGTATCTTATTCTCTCATTGAAAAAGATATTTTTGAGAGAAAGCAATTTACAAGAGTCGTTCTTGATGAGCCTCAAAGTATTCCTAATCAGATTTTTGCTGGAGTGGCTTTAGAGTATGAAAGTGGAAATACTTTTTCCATCTTTACAGAAAAAAAACAAGAGGGTAAGGGATGGGAACAGAAATCGAACAATGACTGGCTGGCTTACTCTACAAGTCGTGGACAAAACTATTCAAATGCAATTTCTATTGTTGTATCTCCAGAAGGCGTTTTGGGAACAGATAACAACCTAGATGACCAAATCAAGCTCTACCCAAATCCAAACAATGGCAATTTTCAGCTAGAAACTCAAAACATAGGTATTGAATCTGTTGAAGTCTATAATTCTATTGGACAAAGAGTATATCAAAAAGCTATTCCAAATGCGTTTCTATCTACCTTCGAAATCCAGCTTCATCGTCCTTCCAATGGAATGTATTTAGTCAAGATACAAACACATAAAGGTGTGATTACACGCAAAATCATCATTCAAAATTAGATAAGTCAAAACTTAATTTTTATTAAATAACTCTTCTATCTAGTATTTTTGTTAAATGAGAATAAATTTTGTTTTTTTGTAAAACAATATAAAATATAGCTTTAACAACACCATCGTACCGATATGATGCCTTTTTATGAAAGCCCAGATAAGTCTATTACTTCTTATGTGAACAACAAGGAGGAATATATTCTTATCAAAATGGAGGGAGATATAAATGAAGAAGAGTATAAAGAAGTATTTCTACTTCTTTTAGATAAAGAAAAAACACACGGCTACACTAGAGTTCTTTTCAATCAAGAAAATGTAGGAGAAGTTTCTTCTAAATCAAGGGCTTGGCTCGTTTTGAAATTTATGCCTATGCTTCAAAAACAGCTTGGCGAAAACTTTAAAGTCGCAGTAATAAAATCTAGCACTACCTTTCAGCGTATTGCAGCTCAAGTACTTTTAAAATCATTGATGGCAATCAATAACAAATTCAAAATTGCTTATTTTGAAGAGCGAGTAACAGCAAAAGAATGGTTATTATCTGCTAAAAAGTAATTCAACACTATTGACTTTGCAAAAAACAAAAGCATTTTATTCTTATCTTTAGAATAGAATGCTTTTTTCATATACAAAATTTTCAAAGACCTATGATAGCCAAGCAGCCCATTCGATTCGCTATTTCTATAATTCATTTAGCTATCGCTATTTTTTGTGGCAGTTTTATAGTTATGGAAGTATTTCAAAAAGGATTTTTAGCTTTTAATGGCAGAGATAAAATCATTTTCTTGGTACTAGCTTGCATTGTTGTAAGTGCTATTGCAGCTAGTTTGGCTTGGCTTTCCCATTATATCACAACGGCAAAAAAAATAAGTTATATTCTTGTATTTAGTTTCACTTTTTTACTGCTACCCTTGTTACCAGAATTGAAAAATACGTCAGACATTATAAGTTTTTCTATGGTTATTGCTACTGTAGCCAGTTTTATATTTCTCTTGGCTTTTTCTAAAATAACACATCATCAAACAACAATACAATCAACAGAAAATAATTCTTTAGATGCTGATTTTTTGGCTTCTGAATTAGATAAAAACACTAATTCGTCTATTTTTTGGAAACCCAATCATATTGTAGCTTTTAGTTCTTTGGTTTTTGCACTTGCGCTTTTTATTTCACTGACAGATATGGGTGCGCCTTCTTGGGTTATTAGTGCTCCTTCAGCTTTTTTTATAGGTAGTGTAGTACTTTGGATTTTCCCAAAAATAGGAAGTTGGATTTTTTCTGTGGTCAGTATTTTGGCTGCCATAGGAATAACAGGGATGTTGATTTATACCTCCATAACACGTCAAGGATACGACTCAAGTGAAAGCATAAAATTTATTCTTTTTTTTTCTGTAATTGTGGGCAGTATTTGTCTTCTCTGTATTGGCATGGCAATGCTACTTTTAAGCAAAGAAGCCCAACAAGAGTGGATAGAAAATAAACCCATCTAAAATACTTCACTTACCAAACTACTAAATTATGATAGCCAATCAGCCAGCAAAGTTTTGTATTTCTTTAATTCATCTGTCTATTGCTTTATTCTGTTTTTCTTTTTGTGTAGGCTTTACATTGGCAGATAAAGAAGGTTCTTTTCTTGCTTTAATAAAAAGCAATGACTTCTTTGCTGTTTTGGTTTGTTTCCTTGTTGGTATTGTTGCGTTGGTAGGATTTATATTTTGGCAAAGGGACGACTCCAAAAATGCAAAAAAAACAAGTTATTTGGTTAGCTTTTTAATACTCATACAATATTTAGTAATCACGCTTGCAGAACAGAAAATGAAGGTCAATTTGGTTTTAGGCTTATTTCTTTTTCCTCCTATATTGCTTATTTTTTTATTGGGAGTTTCAGAAATGGGAAAAGAAAGCAAAAAATATCAGATAGCTCATGATACTATTTTAGACTCTGATTTTTTAGAGCCTTTCGAAATACCTCAAACTACCAACTATTTTTTCAAAACAAATCGTATTATAGCCATATTTTTGGGAGTCGGTGCTATTATGATGGTTTTGAATAATCTTTTCAATAGAATGCCAGATGCTTTTATCCCAGTTTATGTAAGTCTTTTGGTAGTCAGTTTTTTCCTTCTTGTCCTTCCTAAACTTGGAAGTTGGATAGCTTATATTGCGCTCAACCTTTTAGCTCTAGGAGTTTTTGGAGGTATGATATACCTTTTGTTTTTCCAAACGAAAGATGTAGATAATAATTTTGATAAGATTGTATTTGCAGTTTCGACAGTTTCTTCTGTCAGTTTCTTTTTCATTGGAATTGCGATGCTACTTTTTAGCAAAGAGGCTAAGGAAGAAAGAAAATAAATTATACGACTCTAATTCCAGCTACACAAATATCATCTGTTTGTGGCATAGTATTTTTCCAAGTATTTATTTCGTGTTCTAATTTTTGATGTTGAGTTGGTATGTCTTCTGAAGCAAGAAGCAATAATTGTTCACGAAAACGTTTTTTGAGGTACTTCGTATTCTTTTTTCCTCCAAATTGGTCTTGAAATCCATCTGAAAAAAGATAAAGCATATCTCCCTTAATTACAGAAATCGTTTGTGTTTCAAATTCTTTAGCAGTTTTGTATTGGCTACTACCTATCGGAAACTTTGAACCTTTGTATTGCAGCATTTCACTATCACGCACTACCCAAAGTGGATTTTTAGCTCCTGCAAACTGTACTTTGTAGTCATTTCTTTTAAAAACCAATACACCTACATCCATTCCGTCATTTACTTTTGAGTTGATTTGTTTGAGCGAAGTTGTAATTTTATGGTCTAATTGATATAAAATTTTTGAAGGGTCGTAGTTTTTTTGTTCTCTGATAATTTCATCTAAAAAATTTGAACCCATAATAGTCATAAATGCTCCTGGAACGCCGTGTCCAGTACAGTCTGCCACTACCAAAACAGAAACGTTATTTTCTTCATCTTGATAAAACCAATAAAAATCACCACTCACAATATCTTTAGGCTGAAAAAATAAGAAGGATTCTTGAAAATAGTTTTTGATATTGCTTGGGCTTCCCAAAAGTGCATTTTGAATACGTTGGGCGTACGTAATACTGTCTCTAATATGATTGTAGGTCTGTTCTAAGGTTTTGCTTTTTTCTTCAATGACTAGATTTTGAGACCTTATTTCTTCATTATTTTCTTTCAAAATTCTTCCTTGTTCTTCTATGCTCTTTTGGTAAGCAACTAATTCTTCTTTAAAGCTACCAATTATGATAAAAAGCAAAATAAAAATATTGATACGGTTACTTAGACGCACTTCTAAAAAATAGTTTGTCTTTGGATAAAAATAAGGCTCTACATAATCGTAACCCAACTTTACACTGATAAAAAGCAGCAAATTCATTATAAAAAATGGAATAATAACTTTCCACCTATCAAAAAATAAAATGGGCATAATAGCAGTAACAATAAAATATAGCTCTATTCCAATTTCTTTTCCTAAACCTAATGCCATTACAACAAAGTAGATAGGAATATCTAAGCAGAAGCCCAACCTAGCAATATGGTATTTGCCTTTTTTATTGAGTTTTAATAGCCCAAACAGAATAAAAATAGCTATCAGATTTGTTGCAACAGGGAGATAATCTGCTAGAATTAGAAAAAAAATAGTGTAAGCAAGATTTGATATAATACCCAACCAACAGGCAATATTTAGCAAACGAATACGCCTCTGTTCCAAAGGGGTTTGCTCTGTATTTATTCCCCAGTTCAATATTTTCTTGATGAGTTTTATCATTACTTCAATTTACGAAAACTCTGTGCAAAAA encodes:
- a CDS encoding toll/interleukin-1 receptor domain-containing protein; its protein translation is MTKDAFISYGRKESLGFVGRIYQSLKLKGYEIWFDKVNIPDGDDYSKRISHGIESAHNFILILAPRCLTSAYCLIELEYARKLGKRVIPVDQNVIFDTKDAPLSYEERSVLVQFYEANGMEVLPIFSKKDVLNRSHQLLGKTDWVHARQNLSEDDINQLYNWQLSYENTWSKHDDVEFIKQNTIPIFGKDIDSFEDGFERIIKVIENQKEYVHLHTELLQKALFWQNNRRQTNLLLVGKERQEAQNWLTQVFVAPNQPPCVPSVLHSEFITESKKNADNLMSEVFLCFAKQEQKETEKIRKGLIKAGVTVVLPSNSIQREIEKGFDTSDYVNDIKEQIAHADNFVFVLSPSSVQNSDCLRELRFALTFHKRIIVVLAKKVQTNTLPEALRALSSSYIDLTDNRLEDNFTENLDFEKDLNELLCILEDDYDYYRNHKRYLAQALKWEEQHQNDAILLRGHNLDKAQTWLHQGKTQGNNTTNSKLNTPTKLHEKFIEESIAKIGTLSNEVFISYSRTDGDFARWLNEELQLNGRTTWFDQECIPAGSDFGEEIRNGIETSDNFLFIISPASISSPYCKDEVLHALEMGKRIILVRLQAVEEMPNYFPSHIQWIDFSKNNLQSDNGQQFRELLRALNIDREHTKKHSRYQQKALEWNKYEKNYAFLLRGNELAIAENWLEECKKHNKIPTPTSIQKEFISESIKSVNAQKRKQEKTILRLRVFLALAVIALLAACGLGLWVHSLNLKNKAQLKALATAQDSLIRTNEKEKLLKFQNYFQAANYQKNSTNYEEALKNYRIALDFADSAQTATVGKEIKNIETMIPKKEMFFELIEKGEIAFKQKKFLDAYTYYQKADSIGYNPTFIKTHLEVLDEYVKLEINKMKNQTVYLLERNKEKQAYENVVKALLLAPNDTSLLALEKRVMRQMLGKENN
- a CDS encoding M43 family zinc metalloprotease; translated protein: MIKNNFLFVVCFIFILHFSLSSESSAQRTCETTETEHFLKNKDHIAGSEAFENKIKQVRANIAEQKRREQELQKKGIIAKTNQTESTYKIPVIVHVIHNGEAIGEGTNISAEQIYGQIEVLNEDFNFRNPDRDETLDIFKDVADNPSIEFVMATVDPEGRPLDEVGIHRAKGCLTTWSQASFNTYVKPNTVWNPNLYFNIWVANYTKLGYAQFPVFSDLDGIKDENGAANTDGIVVRYKSFGSIKKTPNIPQLIEGAPFNEGRTTTHEVGHFFGLMHTWGDENLSCASDDFCEDTPNTKVRQSGCNLNEEACVEGEIIMSQNFMDYTDDRCMTLFTKDQVERMHAVLDISPRRGTLLDSDVAEPLGKNVFAIFETSKNRVIKGGNIMFDNQSLATGGATIQGYEWTFDGGTPTTSIEKSPTITYNQTGKYWVTLKVIGDEVSDKYKVVQIEVIDDNIVALNQTSLNFEDRNFEREGWSFERSDITNWRISSNGAYGTSNFSVYAPNATFRACETELSFISPFINIPSNRTVEISFDVAYGFDEDKLPDSLEISYSTDAGDKFKTLWKKGGYDIRTAVNQKNTFTPSSSQWKSYKLYLEVEGDSRFIQFKFQNIGANNNNLYLDNLQIRQATDLQAPVVDFDISYPLLLLSETGYLYSQSEFGVDFTWTVAGNTNLQTTGISPQINFTQEGLYDVTLQVSNTIATKERTESDAIKVVEGSRVTNISPKNVIDEEINGKALAGHDEQATIHKAEFFNGLGVGRKLYAVDIFFADADISNPNETFDVVLWSVDNDGKPSEELYRQNVSYSLIEKDIFERKQFTRVVLDEPQSIPNQIFAGVALEYESGNTFSIFTEKKQEGKGWEQKSNNDWLAYSTSRGQNYSNAISIVVSPEGVLGTDNNLDDQIKLYPNPNNGNFQLETQNIGIESVEVYNSIGQRVYQKAIPNAFLSTFEIQLHRPSNGMYLVKIQTHKGVITRKIIIQN
- a CDS encoding STAS/SEC14 domain-containing protein, translating into MMPFYESPDKSITSYVNNKEEYILIKMEGDINEEEYKEVFLLLLDKEKTHGYTRVLFNQENVGEVSSKSRAWLVLKFMPMLQKQLGENFKVAVIKSSTTFQRIAAQVLLKSLMAINNKFKIAYFEERVTAKEWLLSAKK
- a CDS encoding PP2C family protein-serine/threonine phosphatase, giving the protein MIKLIKKILNWGINTEQTPLEQRRIRLLNIACWLGIISNLAYTIFFLILADYLPVATNLIAIFILFGLLKLNKKGKYHIARLGFCLDIPIYFVVMALGLGKEIGIELYFIVTAIMPILFFDRWKVIIPFFIMNLLLFISVKLGYDYVEPYFYPKTNYFLEVRLSNRINIFILLFIIIGSFKEELVAYQKSIEEQGRILKENNEEIRSQNLVIEEKSKTLEQTYNHIRDSITYAQRIQNALLGSPSNIKNYFQESFLFFQPKDIVSGDFYWFYQDEENNVSVLVVADCTGHGVPGAFMTIMGSNFLDEIIREQKNYDPSKILYQLDHKITTSLKQINSKVNDGMDVGVLVFKRNDYKVQFAGAKNPLWVVRDSEMLQYKGSKFPIGSSQYKTAKEFETQTISVIKGDMLYLFSDGFQDQFGGKKNTKYLKKRFREQLLLLASEDIPTQHQKLEHEINTWKNTMPQTDDICVAGIRVV